In Erigeron canadensis isolate Cc75 chromosome 1, C_canadensis_v1, whole genome shotgun sequence, a single window of DNA contains:
- the LOC122585132 gene encoding probable pectate lyase 12: MAQIRACIVVLYTILLVKIAQQAAGASMAFKNLTLPGQHPSPDFVAQELQRRVNVSITRREMLSYTNVDSATSCLTGNPIDDCWRCDPNWHLNRQRLADCGIGFGQYALGGKGGRYYVVTDSSDHDAVNPRPGTLRWAVIQTEPLWIVFPTNMHIVLKQELIFNSFKTLDGRGANVHITGGGCITLQYITNVIIHNIHIHHCYQSGNTDVRSSPTHYGYRTKSDGDGISIFGSRDLWIDHCSLSHCKDGLIDAVMGSTGITISNNFFSHHDEVMLLGHSDDYLPDSGMQVTIAFNHFGEKLVQRMPRCRRGYIHVVNNVYSRWEMYAIGGSGSPTINSQGNRYTAPANPNAKEVTKRVETAQEHWRGWNWRSEGDILVNGAFFVASGQGLELKYEKAYSVEPKSAALIDQLTMNSGVLGSRSNKLGKWADGDGNIEDGIDDSENDYGEDSDGSSRPNSMTLISSLFMVLLSLMLL; the protein is encoded by the exons ATGGCTCAAATAAGAGCCTGCATTGTGGTATTGTACACTATTTTACTAGTGAAAATAGCTCAACAAGCTGCAGGTGCTTCAATGGCTTTCAAGAATCTTACTCTACCAGGCCAACACCCTTCACCTGACTTTGTTGCTCAGGAACTTCAAAG GAGAGTAAATGTCTCCATTACAAGAAGAGAAATGCTATCATACACCAACGTTGACTCAGCAACGTCCTGTTTGACTGGTAACCCAATTGACGACTGCTGGCGGTGTGACCCCAACTGGCACCTTAACAGGCAACGCCTCGCTGACTGCGGCATTGGCTTTGGCCAGTACGCATTAGGTGGCAAAGGGGGCCGCTACTACGTTGTCACAGATTCTTCTGACCACGACGCGGTGAACCCACGTCCTGGCACTCTTCGGTGGGCGGTTATCCAAACGGAACCCTTATGGATTGTTTTCCCTACAAACATGCACATTGTGCTCAAACAAGAGCTCATTTTCAACAGCTTTAAAACGTTAGATGGGCGCGGTGCTAATGTGCATATAACTGGGGGCGGGTGTATTACATTACAATATATAACTAATgttattattcataatattcATATACATCATTGTTACCAGTCTGGGAATACCGATGTTCGATCTAGCCCAACTCATTATGGGTATCGAACGAAATCTGATGGTGATGGGATATCGATATTTGGGTCTCGTGATCTTTGGATCGATCATTGCTCGTTGTCGCATTGTAAAGACGGGCTGATAGATGCAGTCATGGGGTCTACTGGAATAACAATATCGAATAATTTCTTTTCACACCATGATGAGGTGATGTTGTTGGGGCATAGTGATGATTACTTGCCAGATTCTGGCATGCAG GTGACAATTGCCTTCAACCACTTTGGAGAAAAGTTGGTGCAGAGAATGCCACGATGCCGCAGAGGGTATATACATGTTGTTAACAACGTGTATTCGCGGTGGGAGATGTATGCAATTGGAGGGAGTGGAAGTCCAACCATTAATAGTCAAGGAAACCGGTATACTGCTCCTGCCAATCCTAATGCCAAGGAG GTGACAAAGAGGGTGGAAACAGCCCAAGAGCATTGGAGGGGGTGGAATTGGAGGAGTGAAGGCGATATTCTGGTGAATGGAGCTTTCTTTGTAGCGTCCGGTCAAGGTTTAGAGCTCAAGTACGAGAAGGCGTACAGTGTGGAGCCTAAATCAGCGGCATTGATCGATCAACTCACAATGAACTCTGGTGTGCTTGGTAGCAG GAGCAATAAGCTTGGGAAGTGGGCAGATGGTGATGGTAATATTGAAGATGGTATAGACGACAGTGAAAACGACTATGGTGAAGACAGTGATGGGTCTTCCCGGCCGAATTCTATGACTTTGATTTCATCTTTGTTTATGGTTTTGTTATCGTTGATGTTATTGTGA
- the LOC122585692 gene encoding abscisic-aldehyde oxidase-like isoform X1 translates to MEHTTTSDTQEQPSVKQNHLVFAINGQRFEVSNVDPSTTLLHFLRSQSRFKSVKLGCGEGGCGACNVLLSKFDSNLNQVEDYTVSSCLTLLCSINGCSITTTEGLGNSKDGFHSIHQRFAGFHASQCGFCTPGMCVSLFSALVNAEKTHRPEPAPGLSKLTASEAEKSISGNLCRCTGYRPIADVCKSFAADVDMEDLGLNAFWNKDAKLHKLPIYDSKQIRTYPEFLKNEYKSATVLNYQNWSWHSPLSIEELGRSLEAVKGVKVKLVAGNTGIGYYKETKHYDKYIDLRFIPELSVITRVDSQIEVGATVSISKLILALKEERKDDSCSKDDMVFKKIASHFEKIASQSVRNLASIGGNLVMAQRQNFPSDIATVLLAVKSKVTILTGVKKETITLEEFLEKPTLDSRNVLLSVQIPCLKSTKNGYSKKTGTKLLFETYRASPRPLGNALPYLNAAFFADVSSCDSSIVINSIQLAFGSFGVKHAIRASMVENHIVGKTLSVGLLYETLKLVRESVSPENGTSHLAYRSSLAVAFLFDFLLPILDSYGSIPKSNYSSPELGSRMTFDDCERALLSSAKQVIESSNEYYPVGQPIVKSGAAIQASGEAVFVDDIPSPLNCLHGAFIYSTKPLAWVKGIKLNSKSDVNGVISFRDIPEGGDNIGAKTLFGPESLFANELTECTGQRIAFSVADTQKNADMAADMAMIDYSTEDLEPPILTVEQAVEKSSFFEVPSFLYPSQIGDFSKGMADADHQIRSAEITLPSQYYFYMETQTALAVPDEDNCMVVYSSIQVPEYAQSVIAQCLNIPEHNVRVITRRVGGGFGGKAIKAMPVATACALAAYNLRRPVRTYVNRKADMIMAGGRHPMKINYTVGFKSNGKITALHLDILVNAGMSPDVSPILPWNMIGALKKYDFGAFSFDFKICKTNHSSKSAMRAPGEVQASFIAEVVIEHIAGVLSIDVGSVRETNFHNFDSLRKFYGVSAGEPSEYTLPLIWDKLMKSSNFDYRVEQVNKFNERNIWRKRGLSRVPVLHEVSLRPTPGKVSILRDGSVVVEVGGIELGQGLWTKVKQMTAYCLSLVQCDGADGLLDKVRVIQADTLSMIQGGFTAGSTTSEASCEAVRLCCSVLVERLMPLKERLKEQTGSIKWDFLILQAHSQSLNLSASSFFVPEYTSMRYINYGAAVSEVEVNILTGETKCLQADLIYDCGQSLNPAVDLGQIEGAFVQGMGFFIHEEYLTNSDGLVVVDGTWTYKIPTIDTIPSQLNVQILNSGHHKERVLSSKASGEPPLLLAASVHCATRAAIREARNQLSRWKGLESDGSDSFFQLDVPATMPVVKTMCGLDNVEFYLQTLLSGS, encoded by the exons ATGGAGCATACCACTACTAGTGACACACAAGAACAACCATCAGTAAAACAGAACCACCTTGTTTTTGCGATTAATGGACAACGTTTTGAGGTCTCTAACGTTGACCCGTCAACGACTTTGCTTCACTTCTTGCGTTCTCAAAGTCGGTTCAAGAGTGTTAAGCTTGGCTGTGGTGAAG GTGGTTGCGGTGCTTGTAATGTTCTACTGTCCAAGTTTGACTCCAACCTCAATCAAGTTGAAGATTATACAGTCAGTTCATGTCTTACACTTCTTTGCAGCATAAACGGGTGCTCAATTACTACAACCGAAGGACTTGGGAACAGCAAAGATGGATTTCATTCCATTCACCAACGTTTTGCAGGCTTTCATGCATCTCAGTGCGGTTTTTGCACTCCAGGGATGTGTGTTTCACTCTTCTCTGCACTTGTGAATGCAGAAAAAACCCATCGACCTGAACCCGCTCCTGGCTTGTCTAAACTCACTGCCTCAGAAGCCGAGAAGTCAATATCTGGGAATCTATGCAGGTGCACTGGTTATCGACCCATTGCTGATGTATGCAAAAGTTTTGCAGCTGATGTTGATATGGAAGATTTGGGGCTTAATGCATTTTGGAATAAGGATGCCAAACTACATAAACTACCTATTTATGATTCAAAACAGATACGTACATACCCCGAGTTCTTGAAAAACGAATACAAGTCTGCCACAGTTTTGAATTATCAGAATTGGTCTTGGCATAGTCCGCTTTCTATAGAGGAACTTGGGAGATCACTGGAAGCTGTAAAAGGTGTGAAGGTAAAACTGGTTGCTGGTAACACAGGAATCGGTTATTATAAGGAAACCAAACATTATGACAAATACATTGATTTAAGGTTTATTCCCGAGCTTTCTGTAATTACGAGAGTTGACTCACAGATTGAAGTTGGAGCAACTGTTTCAATCTCTAAATTAATCTTGGCtttaaaagaagaaagaaaagatgattCTTGCTCCAAAGATGATATGGTGTTCAAGAAAATTGCTTCACATTTTGAGAAAATTGCTTCTCAATCTGTTCGAAATTTAGCAAGTATAGGTGGAAATTTGGTGATGGCTCAAAGGCAGAATTTCCCTTCTGATATTGCTACAGTACTTCTTGCTGTGAAATCAAAAGTTACTATCCTGACAGGGGTAAAAAAAGAAACTATTACACTAGAGGAGTTTCTTGAAAAGCCCACTTTAGATTCAAGAAACGTACTTTTGAGTGTACAGATCCCATGCTTGAAATCAACCAAAAATGGCTACTCGAAGAAAACTGGgacaaaacttttatttgaaacTTATCGTGCTTCACCACGCCCTCTTGGGAATGCATTGCCTTATTTAAATGCTGCTTTTTTCGCTGATGTTTCTTCATGTGATAGTAGCATTGTTATAAACAGTATTCAGTTGGCTTTTGGTTCTTTTGGGGTTAAACATGCAATCAGGGCGAGCATGGTTGAAAATCATATTGTGGGAAAGACGTTAAGTGTTGGTTTATTATATGAAACTCTCAAATTGGTAAGGGAGTCTGTTTCGCCTGAAAATGGGACATCCCATCTTGCTTATCGATCGAGCTTGGCTGTTGCCTTTCTTTTTGACTTCCTCTTACCAATACTTGATTCTTACGGTTCCATTCCTAAATCCAATTACAGCTCTCCTGAACTTGGTTCAAGAATGACATTTGATGATTGTGAAAGAGCATTATTGTCATCTGCAAAGCAGGTGATAGAATCGAGCAATGAATATTACCCGGTCGGTCAACCAATCGTAAAGTCTGGTGCTGCCATTCAGGCTTCTG GTGAAGCTGTTTTTGTAGATGACATTCCTTCACCATTGAACTGCCTTCATGGAGCATTCATTTATAGCACCAAGCCGCTAGCATGGGTGAAGGGCATCAAGTTAAACTCTAAATCAGATGTAAATGGTGTTATTTCATTTCGCGATATTCCAGAAGGTGGGGATAATATAGGAGCTAAGACCTTATTTGGTCCTGAATCTTTATTCGCCAATGAGCTAACCGAATGTACTGGTCAGCGAATAGCATTTTCG GTGGCAGATACACAGAAGAATGCAGATATGGCAGCTGATATGGCCATGATTGATTACAGCACTGAAGACTTAGAGCCACCTATATTAACTGTTGAACAGGCGGTTGAGAAATCAAGCTTTTTTGAAGTCCCTTCATTTTTATATCCTTCACAGATTGGTGATTTTTCGAAAGGAATGGCTGATGCTGATCACCAAATCCGCTCTGCTGAG ATTACACTTCCATCACAGTACTATTTCTATATGGAGACACAAACTGCATTAGCTGTTCCAGATGAAGACAACTGCATGGTGGTGTACAGTTCCATTCAGGTCCCCGAGTATGCACAAAGTGTGATTGCACAGTGTCTTAATATTCCCGAACATAATGTCCGTGTAATTACGAGGAGAGTTGGAGGAGGGTTCGGTGGCAAGGCTATTAAAGCTATGCCC GTAGCAACAGCATGTGCACTTGCAGCGTACAACTTACGCCGCCCGGTAAGAACATATGTCAACCGGAAAGCCGACATGATAATGGCGGGAGGAAGACATCCCATGAAGATAAATTACACAGTAGGCTTTAAATCAAATGGAAAGATCACAGCCCTACATCTTGATATTCTAGTCAACGCTGGGATGTCACCCGATGTAAGCCCTATATTACCATGGAATATGATTGGTGCACTTAAAAAGTACGATTTTGGTGCCTTTTCATTCGACTTTAAAATATGTAAAACAAACCATTCTAGTAAATCTGCAATGCGAGCTCCAGGAGAAGTACAAGCGTCATTTATAGCTGAAGTGGTGATAGAGCATATTGCAGGTGTGCTTTCTATCGATGTTGGTTCTGTCAGGGAGACGAATTTTCACAATTTTGATAGCCTTCGGAAATTTTATGGTGTTAGTGCTGGTGAGCCTTCAGAGTATACTTTACCACTTATATGGGATAAGTTAATGAAATCTTCAAACTTTGACTACAGAGTTGAACAAGTCAACAAGTTCAATGAGCGTAATATATGGCGAAAAAGGGGCCTTTCTCGAGTACCTGTTTTGCACGAGGTGTCATTGAGACCGACACCCGGCAAAGTAAGTATCTTACGGGATGGGTCAGTCGTAGTAGAAGTTGGTGGTATTGAATTGGGTCAGGGGTTATGGACCAAGGTTAAACAAATGACTGCTTATTGTCTAAGTTTGGTTCAGTGTGATGGAGCCGATGGGCTATTGGACAAGGTACGGGTCATACAAGCAGATACATTGAGTATGATTCAAGGCGGGTTTACTGCTGGAAGCACTACTTCTGAAGCAAGCTGTGAGGCAGTCAGACTTTGCTGCAGTGTTTTGGTTGAAAGGCTCATGCCTTTAAAGGAAAGGCTAAAAGAACAAACAGGCTCAATTAAATGGGACTTTCTTATTCTGCAAGCACATTCCCAATCCCTTAATTTATCAGCAAGCTCATTTTTTGTACCCGAGTATACGTCCATGAGATACATTAATTACGGTGCTGCAGTAAGTGAG GTGGAGGTAAACATTCTGACCGGAGAAACCAAATGCTTGCAAGCAGACTTAATATATGATTGTGGACAGAGCTTGAATCCTGCTGTGGATTTGGGACAG ATTGAGGGGGCATTTGTGCAAGGAATGGGGTTTTTTATTCATGAAGAGTACCTTACAAACTCTGATGGCTTGGTTGTTGTGGACGGCACATGGACATACAAGATCCCAACAATTGACACTATACCTAGCCAACTCAATGTGCAAATACTTAACAGTGGACATCATAAAGAGCGTGTTCTTTCTTCAAAAG CTTCTGGTGAGCCACCATTACTTCTAGCAGCTTCTGTTCATTGTGCAACTAGAGCCGCCATTAGAGAAGCAAGAAACCAACTGTCTCGTTGGAAGGGATTAGAATCAGACGGTTCTGATTCATTTTTCCAGTTAGATGTTCCTGCTACCATGCCAGTGGTGAAGACAATGTGTGGGCTCGATAATGTTGAATTTTACCTTCAGACCTTGTTATCTGGCTCGTAA
- the LOC122585692 gene encoding abscisic-aldehyde oxidase-like isoform X2, which translates to MEHTTTSDTQEQPSVKQNHLVFAINGQRFEVSNVDPSTTLLHFLRSQSRFKSVKLGCGEGGCGACNVLLSKFDSNLNQVEDYTVSSCLTLLCSINGCSITTTEGLGNSKDGFHSIHQRFAGFHASQCGFCTPGMCVSLFSALVNAEKTHRPEPAPGLSKLTASEAEKSISGNLCRCTGYRPIADVCKSFAADVDMEDLGLNAFWNKDAKLHKLPIYDSKQIRTYPEFLKNEYKSATVLNYQNWSWHSPLSIEELGRSLEAVKGVKVKLVAGNTGIGYYKETKHYDKYIDLRFIPELSVITRVDSQIEVGATVSISKLILALKEERKDDSCSKDDMVFKKIASHFEKIASQSVRNLASIGGNLVMAQRQNFPSDIATVLLAVKSKVTILTGVKKETITLEEFLEKPTLDSRNVLLSVQIPCLKSTKNGYSKKTGTKLLFETYRASPRPLGNALPYLNAAFFADVSSCDSSIVINSIQLAFGSFGVKHAIRASMVENHIVGKTLSVGLLYETLKLVRESVSPENGTSHLAYRSSLAVAFLFDFLLPILDSYGSIPKSNYSSPELGSRMTFDDCERALLSSAKQVIESSNEYYPVGQPIVKSGAAIQASGEAVFVDDIPSPLNCLHGAFIYSTKPLAWVKGIKLNSKSDVNGVISFRDIPEGGDNIGAKTLFGPESLFANELTECTGQRIAFSVADTQKNADMAADMAMIDYSTEDLEPPILTVEQAVEKSSFFEVPSFLYPSQIGDFSKGMADADHQIRSAEITLPSQYYFYMETQTALAVPDEDNCMVVYSSIQVPEYAQSVIAQCLNIPEHNVRVITRRVGGGFGGKAIKAMPVATACALAAYNLRRPVRTYVNRKADMIMAGGRHPMKINYTVGFKSNGKITALHLDILVNAGMSPDVSPILPWNMIGALKKYDFGAFSFDFKICKTNHSSKSAMRAPGEVQASFIAEVVIEHIAGVLSIDVGSVRETNFHNFDSLRKFYGVSAGEPSEYTLPLIWDKLMKSSNFDYRVEQVNKFNERNIWRKRGLSRVPVLHEVSLRPTPGKVSILRDGSVVVEVGGIELGQGLWTKVKQMTAYCLSLVQCDGADGLLDKVRVIQADTLSMIQGGFTAGSTTSEASCEAVRLCCSVLVERLMPLKERLKEQTGSIKWDFLILQAHSQSLNLSASSFFVPEYTSMRYINYGAAVSE; encoded by the exons ATGGAGCATACCACTACTAGTGACACACAAGAACAACCATCAGTAAAACAGAACCACCTTGTTTTTGCGATTAATGGACAACGTTTTGAGGTCTCTAACGTTGACCCGTCAACGACTTTGCTTCACTTCTTGCGTTCTCAAAGTCGGTTCAAGAGTGTTAAGCTTGGCTGTGGTGAAG GTGGTTGCGGTGCTTGTAATGTTCTACTGTCCAAGTTTGACTCCAACCTCAATCAAGTTGAAGATTATACAGTCAGTTCATGTCTTACACTTCTTTGCAGCATAAACGGGTGCTCAATTACTACAACCGAAGGACTTGGGAACAGCAAAGATGGATTTCATTCCATTCACCAACGTTTTGCAGGCTTTCATGCATCTCAGTGCGGTTTTTGCACTCCAGGGATGTGTGTTTCACTCTTCTCTGCACTTGTGAATGCAGAAAAAACCCATCGACCTGAACCCGCTCCTGGCTTGTCTAAACTCACTGCCTCAGAAGCCGAGAAGTCAATATCTGGGAATCTATGCAGGTGCACTGGTTATCGACCCATTGCTGATGTATGCAAAAGTTTTGCAGCTGATGTTGATATGGAAGATTTGGGGCTTAATGCATTTTGGAATAAGGATGCCAAACTACATAAACTACCTATTTATGATTCAAAACAGATACGTACATACCCCGAGTTCTTGAAAAACGAATACAAGTCTGCCACAGTTTTGAATTATCAGAATTGGTCTTGGCATAGTCCGCTTTCTATAGAGGAACTTGGGAGATCACTGGAAGCTGTAAAAGGTGTGAAGGTAAAACTGGTTGCTGGTAACACAGGAATCGGTTATTATAAGGAAACCAAACATTATGACAAATACATTGATTTAAGGTTTATTCCCGAGCTTTCTGTAATTACGAGAGTTGACTCACAGATTGAAGTTGGAGCAACTGTTTCAATCTCTAAATTAATCTTGGCtttaaaagaagaaagaaaagatgattCTTGCTCCAAAGATGATATGGTGTTCAAGAAAATTGCTTCACATTTTGAGAAAATTGCTTCTCAATCTGTTCGAAATTTAGCAAGTATAGGTGGAAATTTGGTGATGGCTCAAAGGCAGAATTTCCCTTCTGATATTGCTACAGTACTTCTTGCTGTGAAATCAAAAGTTACTATCCTGACAGGGGTAAAAAAAGAAACTATTACACTAGAGGAGTTTCTTGAAAAGCCCACTTTAGATTCAAGAAACGTACTTTTGAGTGTACAGATCCCATGCTTGAAATCAACCAAAAATGGCTACTCGAAGAAAACTGGgacaaaacttttatttgaaacTTATCGTGCTTCACCACGCCCTCTTGGGAATGCATTGCCTTATTTAAATGCTGCTTTTTTCGCTGATGTTTCTTCATGTGATAGTAGCATTGTTATAAACAGTATTCAGTTGGCTTTTGGTTCTTTTGGGGTTAAACATGCAATCAGGGCGAGCATGGTTGAAAATCATATTGTGGGAAAGACGTTAAGTGTTGGTTTATTATATGAAACTCTCAAATTGGTAAGGGAGTCTGTTTCGCCTGAAAATGGGACATCCCATCTTGCTTATCGATCGAGCTTGGCTGTTGCCTTTCTTTTTGACTTCCTCTTACCAATACTTGATTCTTACGGTTCCATTCCTAAATCCAATTACAGCTCTCCTGAACTTGGTTCAAGAATGACATTTGATGATTGTGAAAGAGCATTATTGTCATCTGCAAAGCAGGTGATAGAATCGAGCAATGAATATTACCCGGTCGGTCAACCAATCGTAAAGTCTGGTGCTGCCATTCAGGCTTCTG GTGAAGCTGTTTTTGTAGATGACATTCCTTCACCATTGAACTGCCTTCATGGAGCATTCATTTATAGCACCAAGCCGCTAGCATGGGTGAAGGGCATCAAGTTAAACTCTAAATCAGATGTAAATGGTGTTATTTCATTTCGCGATATTCCAGAAGGTGGGGATAATATAGGAGCTAAGACCTTATTTGGTCCTGAATCTTTATTCGCCAATGAGCTAACCGAATGTACTGGTCAGCGAATAGCATTTTCG GTGGCAGATACACAGAAGAATGCAGATATGGCAGCTGATATGGCCATGATTGATTACAGCACTGAAGACTTAGAGCCACCTATATTAACTGTTGAACAGGCGGTTGAGAAATCAAGCTTTTTTGAAGTCCCTTCATTTTTATATCCTTCACAGATTGGTGATTTTTCGAAAGGAATGGCTGATGCTGATCACCAAATCCGCTCTGCTGAG ATTACACTTCCATCACAGTACTATTTCTATATGGAGACACAAACTGCATTAGCTGTTCCAGATGAAGACAACTGCATGGTGGTGTACAGTTCCATTCAGGTCCCCGAGTATGCACAAAGTGTGATTGCACAGTGTCTTAATATTCCCGAACATAATGTCCGTGTAATTACGAGGAGAGTTGGAGGAGGGTTCGGTGGCAAGGCTATTAAAGCTATGCCC GTAGCAACAGCATGTGCACTTGCAGCGTACAACTTACGCCGCCCGGTAAGAACATATGTCAACCGGAAAGCCGACATGATAATGGCGGGAGGAAGACATCCCATGAAGATAAATTACACAGTAGGCTTTAAATCAAATGGAAAGATCACAGCCCTACATCTTGATATTCTAGTCAACGCTGGGATGTCACCCGATGTAAGCCCTATATTACCATGGAATATGATTGGTGCACTTAAAAAGTACGATTTTGGTGCCTTTTCATTCGACTTTAAAATATGTAAAACAAACCATTCTAGTAAATCTGCAATGCGAGCTCCAGGAGAAGTACAAGCGTCATTTATAGCTGAAGTGGTGATAGAGCATATTGCAGGTGTGCTTTCTATCGATGTTGGTTCTGTCAGGGAGACGAATTTTCACAATTTTGATAGCCTTCGGAAATTTTATGGTGTTAGTGCTGGTGAGCCTTCAGAGTATACTTTACCACTTATATGGGATAAGTTAATGAAATCTTCAAACTTTGACTACAGAGTTGAACAAGTCAACAAGTTCAATGAGCGTAATATATGGCGAAAAAGGGGCCTTTCTCGAGTACCTGTTTTGCACGAGGTGTCATTGAGACCGACACCCGGCAAAGTAAGTATCTTACGGGATGGGTCAGTCGTAGTAGAAGTTGGTGGTATTGAATTGGGTCAGGGGTTATGGACCAAGGTTAAACAAATGACTGCTTATTGTCTAAGTTTGGTTCAGTGTGATGGAGCCGATGGGCTATTGGACAAGGTACGGGTCATACAAGCAGATACATTGAGTATGATTCAAGGCGGGTTTACTGCTGGAAGCACTACTTCTGAAGCAAGCTGTGAGGCAGTCAGACTTTGCTGCAGTGTTTTGGTTGAAAGGCTCATGCCTTTAAAGGAAAGGCTAAAAGAACAAACAGGCTCAATTAAATGGGACTTTCTTATTCTGCAAGCACATTCCCAATCCCTTAATTTATCAGCAAGCTCATTTTTTGTACCCGAGTATACGTCCATGAGATACATTAATTACGGTGCTGCAGTAAGTGAG TAG
- the LOC122579892 gene encoding signal recognition particle 43 kDa protein, chloroplastic, with translation MEALSVNPSLSGLKLAHNHRPTTHPPFSLFAHLRFRPHHRPHLLSVAAAAVESQSEPNPPQFSDYDQDETYGEVKTIIGSRALEDNAGMEYLIEWEDDHAPTWVPANLIAADVVAEYENPWWIAAKKADDRKLKEILDSDDGRDVDAVDSDGRTALLFVAGLGSESCVRTLVEAGADVNHRDNGGGLTALHMAAGYVRPGVAKVLVEFGADPEAGDDRGRTPLDLAREVLNSTPKGNPVQFARRLGLESVIKILEGAIYEYVEVDKIMERRGKGNNVEYLVKWKDGGDNEWVKAAMIAEDLVKDFEDGLEYAEAECVLGRRDGEEGKNEYLVKWTDIEEATWEPEENVDPELIKAFESGVETPLTGNAIA, from the coding sequence ATGGAAGCTCTTTCCGTCAACCCATCACTTTCCGGCCTCAAACTGGCCCATAACCACCGGCCCACGACACATCCACCATTCTCCCTCTTTGCCCACCTCCGTTTCCGTCCTCACCATCGTCCCCACCTTCTCTCCGTCGCCGCCGCCGCCGTGGAAAGTCAATCTGAGCCAAACCCACCTCAGTTTTCCGACTATGATCAAGATGAAACTTATGGTGAAGTTAAAACAATTATTGGCAGTAGAGCATTGGAGGATAATGCTGGAATGGAGTATTTGATTGAATGGGAAGACGATCACGCGCCGACATGGGTTCCGGCTAACTTGATAGCCGCCGACGTGGTGGCGGAGTATGAAAACCCGTGGTGGATTGCCGCCAAAAAAGCAGATGACCGGAAGTTGAAGGAGATTCTTGATTCCGATGACGGCCGGGATGTTGACGCCGTGGATTCCGATGGCCGGACGGCTTTACTTTTTGTCGCCGGACTTGGGTCGGAATCTTGTGTACGGACGTTGGTGGAGGCCGGAGCTGACGTCAACCACCGTGATAACGGCGGTGGGTTGACGGCGTTACATATGGCGGCAGGGTATGTGAGACCAGGTGTGGCAAAGGTATTGGTGGAGTTTGGGGCGGATCCGGAAGCCGGAGACGATAGAGGACGGACGCCGTTGGATTTAGCACGAGAGGTTTTGAATTCGACGCCTAAAGGGAACCCGGTGCAATTTGCTAGAAGATTAGGGTTAGAAAGTGTAATTAAGATCTTAGAAGGGGCGATATATGAATACGTCGAGGTGGACAAGATTATGGAGAGGAGAGGGAAAGGGAATAACGTCGAGTATTTGGTGAAATGGAAAGATGGAGGGGATAACGAGTGGGTTAAGGCCGCGATGATTGCAGAGGATTTGGTTAAAGACTTTGAAGACGGGTTGGAATATGCAGAGGCCGAGTGTGTGTTAGGGAGACGGGATGGTGAAGAAGGCAAAAACGAGTATTTAGTTAAATGGACGGACATAGAAGAGGCAACCTGGGAGCCAGAAGAAAATGTTGATCCGGAGTTGATTAAAGCCTTCGAGAGTGGTGTTGAGACCCCTTTAACAGGGAATGCGATTGCTTGA